In the genome of Gemmatimonadota bacterium, one region contains:
- the priA gene encoding primosomal protein N', protein MTERYAHVALPLPLAEPYAYQIPATLADRALPGARVVVPVRRSELVGIIVAVDVPAPSMATRELLAVPDDVPAVPVALLALAAQVGRYYGTPLGMVLRAMLPGALWGQSSIELVLTEQYPPQLGGTAGTLLDFLRDRGGRASIAAAARALKKPVWDVADRLQRVGAVELQVRPPDTGGGVATIRAVTLAGDPLSLLERDRRFKRAPKQRLIYEALEERGGRATVRELLQATGTTESPLTALVSAGLASIADEESARDPFADLPVSAPPPTLSVVQREALAALAAIPVGESALLFGVTGSGKTLVYLEHIRTALESGRGALILVPEIALTPQTVARVRGMFGDEVAVLHSGLSDGERADAWRALRRGERRVAVGARSAIFAPVRDLGVIVLDEEHEASYKNGETPRYHAREVAMMRARLEGATVVYGSATPSLESWTRAEATGRIVRLPGRVGDRPMPPVELVDLRTVPSVAGAGMLAWSEPLDAAVTMALARSEQVLLLLNRRGWASFLQCTTCGEVIDCPNCSISLTLHRHPPELRCHYCDHREPVAESCPKCTATTMRSLGAGTQQLERLVAERFPAARVARMDLDSTSAKWSHHRILERVGRGEVDILLGTQMIAKGIDFPNVTLVGVVDADTALHLPDFRAAERTFQLVAQVAGRAGRGPKGGRVLVQTRQPEHPALAFASRHDAEGFLAAEAELRRSPTYPPHTSLVHVVLSGTERLDVMKRALSLAEWCERSLARTGLPVIVLGPADCPIERIKERWRVHLILKGPAEALGRWVRTASPRLAAARGEVRIFVDRDPVSLL, encoded by the coding sequence ATGACGGAGCGGTACGCGCACGTCGCGCTGCCGCTCCCGCTCGCCGAGCCGTACGCCTACCAGATCCCCGCGACACTGGCTGACCGCGCGCTCCCCGGGGCGCGCGTTGTCGTTCCGGTGCGACGCAGCGAACTCGTCGGAATCATCGTGGCCGTCGATGTTCCGGCCCCGTCGATGGCCACCCGCGAACTCCTCGCAGTCCCCGACGACGTACCGGCGGTGCCCGTCGCACTCCTCGCGCTCGCGGCCCAGGTCGGCCGCTACTACGGCACTCCATTGGGGATGGTGCTCCGGGCGATGCTTCCGGGAGCACTCTGGGGACAATCTTCGATCGAGCTGGTGCTCACCGAACAGTACCCGCCACAGCTGGGCGGCACGGCCGGGACGCTGCTCGACTTTCTCCGCGACCGCGGCGGCCGGGCATCGATCGCGGCAGCTGCACGCGCACTCAAGAAGCCGGTGTGGGATGTTGCCGACCGGCTTCAGCGCGTCGGTGCCGTCGAACTCCAGGTGCGTCCGCCGGATACCGGTGGTGGCGTGGCGACGATCCGCGCCGTGACGCTGGCTGGCGATCCGCTCTCACTGCTGGAGCGCGACCGCCGCTTCAAGCGCGCGCCGAAGCAGCGGCTCATCTACGAGGCGCTGGAGGAACGCGGCGGTCGCGCGACCGTGCGCGAATTGTTGCAGGCGACCGGCACCACCGAGAGCCCGCTGACAGCGCTCGTCTCCGCCGGCCTTGCCTCGATCGCCGACGAAGAGTCGGCCCGCGACCCGTTTGCCGACTTGCCGGTAAGCGCCCCACCGCCGACGCTCTCGGTGGTGCAGCGTGAGGCGCTCGCCGCGCTTGCCGCGATTCCTGTGGGCGAGTCGGCGCTGTTGTTCGGTGTGACCGGGTCGGGCAAGACCCTGGTATACCTCGAACACATCCGCACTGCCCTCGAATCGGGGCGTGGCGCGTTGATCCTCGTGCCGGAAATCGCACTGACGCCGCAGACGGTGGCCCGGGTCCGCGGCATGTTTGGTGACGAAGTCGCGGTCTTGCACAGTGGCCTCTCCGATGGCGAGCGCGCCGACGCGTGGCGCGCGCTGCGTCGCGGGGAGCGGCGCGTCGCCGTCGGGGCGCGCTCGGCAATCTTCGCTCCGGTGCGCGATCTGGGAGTCATCGTCCTCGACGAGGAGCACGAGGCGAGCTACAAGAACGGCGAGACGCCGCGCTATCACGCCCGCGAGGTGGCGATGATGCGCGCGCGGCTCGAAGGTGCCACGGTCGTGTATGGCTCGGCCACCCCCTCACTCGAGAGCTGGACACGCGCGGAGGCCACCGGGAGGATCGTCCGGCTGCCAGGTCGCGTCGGTGACCGGCCGATGCCGCCAGTCGAGCTGGTCGATCTGCGCACCGTGCCGTCTGTTGCCGGCGCCGGCATGCTCGCCTGGAGCGAGCCACTGGATGCAGCGGTCACCATGGCGCTCGCACGGAGCGAACAGGTCCTGCTCCTGCTCAACCGGCGCGGGTGGGCGTCGTTCCTGCAGTGCACCACCTGTGGCGAGGTGATTGACTGCCCCAACTGCAGCATCTCGCTCACCCTGCATCGGCATCCGCCGGAGCTACGCTGCCACTATTGTGATCACCGCGAGCCGGTCGCCGAGAGCTGCCCGAAGTGTACGGCCACGACGATGCGATCGCTCGGCGCGGGAACGCAGCAGCTCGAGCGACTGGTCGCCGAACGCTTTCCGGCGGCGCGGGTCGCCCGGATGGATCTCGACAGCACATCGGCCAAATGGTCCCATCACCGGATCCTCGAGCGAGTCGGTCGTGGTGAGGTCGACATTCTGCTGGGGACACAGATGATCGCGAAGGGGATTGATTTTCCGAACGTGACGCTTGTCGGTGTCGTTGATGCCGACACGGCACTGCACCTCCCCGATTTTCGCGCGGCCGAGCGCACCTTCCAGCTCGTCGCGCAGGTGGCGGGTCGTGCTGGGCGAGGGCCGAAGGGTGGTCGCGTCCTCGTCCAGACACGCCAGCCAGAGCATCCCGCACTCGCCTTCGCGTCGCGGCACGATGCCGAGGGCTTTCTGGCCGCTGAGGCAGAGCTTCGCCGCTCGCCGACGTATCCACCGCACACCAGTCTTGTGCACGTGGTGCTGAGTGGTACAGAGCGGCTCGATGTGATGAAGCGCGCGCTCTCCCTGGCCGAGTGGTGTGAGCGGAGTCTCGCCCGCACCGGGTTGCCGGTCATTGTGCTTGGGCCCGCCGATTGTCCCATCGAGCGGATCAAGGAGCGCTGGCGGGTGCACCTCATTCTCAAGGGGCCGGCCGAGGCGCTGGGTCGCTGGGTACGCACGGCCTCCCCCCGGCTCGCCGCCGCACGGGGCGAGGTGCGGATCTTCGTGGATCGCGATCCGGTCTCCTTGCTCTGA
- a CDS encoding dipeptide epimerase — MTLRLETEVLTLHTRHPFIIARGGQSEYRTVMVKISDADGVTGWGEAAATRFYGETLDTLQAALTTYAAHLGDDPMQLEHIEAALETALRRNAAARAAISMALHDLVGKRLGVPLWQLWGLDRAAAPQSTFTIGIDTPAMLRQKVAEASEYPILKIKLGSANDLELLQTIRGATSKELRVDANCGWTPAHAVRMLPVLEEFGVTVLEQPVAPTDLDGLAHIRRHARIPLIADESCVTAADIPALAGRVDGINIKLAKCGSLREALRMIAVARTHGMMVMVGCMIESSLGITGAAHFTPLVDIVDLDGAALLRDDPFAGASIAGGQVVLPTTPGLGVTRR, encoded by the coding sequence ATGACTCTCCGTCTGGAAACCGAAGTCCTCACGCTGCATACCCGCCACCCGTTCATCATCGCGCGCGGCGGGCAGAGCGAGTATCGCACGGTCATGGTGAAGATTTCTGATGCCGATGGCGTCACGGGATGGGGGGAGGCGGCGGCGACGCGGTTCTACGGCGAGACCCTCGACACGTTGCAAGCCGCGCTCACCACGTACGCCGCGCATCTGGGCGACGACCCGATGCAGCTGGAGCACATTGAAGCAGCGCTCGAAACCGCCCTGCGACGCAATGCGGCCGCACGCGCGGCGATCTCGATGGCCTTGCACGACCTGGTGGGCAAGCGGCTTGGCGTCCCGCTCTGGCAGCTCTGGGGACTCGACCGCGCGGCCGCACCGCAATCCACCTTCACGATCGGAATCGATACCCCGGCGATGCTCAGGCAGAAGGTGGCCGAGGCCAGCGAGTATCCCATTCTCAAGATCAAGCTCGGGTCGGCGAACGACCTCGAATTGCTGCAGACCATCCGTGGCGCCACCAGCAAGGAGCTGCGCGTCGACGCGAATTGCGGCTGGACGCCAGCGCACGCCGTGCGCATGCTGCCGGTGCTTGAGGAGTTCGGCGTCACCGTACTCGAGCAGCCCGTGGCCCCGACCGATCTCGATGGCCTCGCCCACATTCGTCGGCATGCGCGCATCCCGCTCATCGCCGACGAGAGCTGCGTGACCGCCGCCGACATTCCGGCCCTCGCCGGCCGGGTCGACGGCATCAACATCAAGCTCGCGAAGTGCGGCTCCTTGCGTGAGGCGCTGCGGATGATCGCCGTGGCGCGAACGCACGGCATGATGGTGATGGTGGGGTGCATGATCGAATCGTCGCTCGGCATCACCGGCGCCGCGCATTTCACACCGCTGGTCGACATCGTGGATCTCGATGGTGCGGCGTTGTTGCGCGATGACCCCTTCGCCGGGGCCAGCATTGCCGGGGGGCAGGTGGTGTTGCCGACAACCCCCGGCCTCGGCGTCACGCGACGATGA
- a CDS encoding histone deacetylase, whose product MQVFTAASCAFHEPGPGFPERPARLATVLAALSQAPRIEVVEAEPATLDQLTSRHSRSYLESIAPRAARHGNFGPDTPVGPGSWEAALGASGAALAALEYAHSGSGHAFAAIRPPGHHALAESGMGFCLVNHVAVLASAARQLGRQRALIIDWDVHHGNGTQAMVENEADTRFISMHQWPWYPGTGAADERGVGNCFNLPLPAGLLAADYVQTLWHGVTVATHHWTPDVILISAGYDAMLNDPLGGFTLEPADYATWTLRLRERFPAVPIVALMEGGYAPARLAAGVLATVAALA is encoded by the coding sequence TTGCAGGTATTCACAGCTGCCAGTTGTGCCTTCCACGAGCCGGGTCCGGGTTTTCCCGAACGCCCGGCTCGACTCGCGACCGTGCTCGCCGCGCTCTCGCAGGCTCCCCGCATCGAGGTCGTCGAAGCCGAGCCGGCGACGCTCGACCAGCTTACCTCGCGACACTCGCGCAGCTATCTCGAATCGATCGCCCCTCGGGCGGCCCGCCACGGCAACTTCGGCCCTGATACTCCTGTGGGGCCGGGGAGCTGGGAGGCGGCGCTGGGGGCCTCCGGGGCCGCGCTAGCCGCACTCGAGTATGCCCACTCCGGCAGCGGTCACGCCTTCGCCGCGATTCGTCCACCGGGGCATCACGCGCTGGCGGAATCGGGGATGGGCTTCTGTCTCGTGAATCACGTCGCTGTGCTCGCGTCTGCTGCGCGGCAACTCGGACGGCAGCGCGCGCTCATCATCGACTGGGATGTCCACCACGGGAATGGGACGCAGGCGATGGTGGAGAACGAGGCCGACACGCGCTTTATCTCGATGCATCAGTGGCCCTGGTATCCGGGCACCGGTGCCGCCGACGAACGCGGGGTAGGGAACTGCTTCAATCTTCCCCTTCCCGCCGGGCTGCTGGCAGCGGACTACGTCCAGACATTGTGGCATGGCGTGACGGTGGCCACCCACCATTGGACCCCCGATGTCATCCTGATCTCGGCCGGCTACGATGCCATGCTCAACGACCCGCTCGGGGGCTTCACCCTCGAACCGGCCGACTATGCCACCTGGACGCTCCGACTGCGAGAGCGCTTCCCGGCGGTACCCATCGTGGCGTTGATGGAAGGGGGCTACGCGCCGGCCCGCCTCGCGGCCGGGGTCCTCGCGACGGTCGCGGCGCTCGCCTGA
- a CDS encoding cytochrome D1 domain-containing protein, protein MNRVLVVFALMSLGASVAPAQAPGSYLVGVVSESGDMVTWLRPGAGGTLTLDRVVKIDPRPPEMDGPHNITTAPDQKSYFVTVSHGTPFGSLWRLDARNDTLIGTAPLEMYPTTIGLTPDGDFAFVANSDFYGDRPKVNPVTIVHTPTMTTITNLATCEMPHGAKVNHAGTIAYISCMHSDEIVEIDVSTLAITHRIKLGKGHAMAGMDHGAAGHAAPGAAPAMPAMSGMPSVPGPDMNKECAATFVSVSADDSRLFVACNYGNELQVWDAKARTLIKAVPTGAGAYNVEPSRDGRWIIVTNKKDQSISVIDAATLTERKRIPTTKKIVHGVAYSPDGRYAFISQESIGADAGAVDVLDLTTLTMVSSYPVAAQPTGITILRSQ, encoded by the coding sequence ATGAACCGCGTTCTGGTCGTGTTCGCGCTGATGAGCCTGGGGGCTTCGGTTGCACCCGCACAGGCTCCCGGCTCGTATCTGGTCGGCGTCGTCAGTGAATCGGGCGACATGGTGACCTGGCTTCGTCCGGGGGCCGGCGGCACGCTCACGCTGGACCGGGTCGTCAAGATCGATCCGCGCCCGCCGGAGATGGATGGCCCGCACAACATCACGACGGCGCCGGACCAGAAATCGTATTTCGTCACCGTATCGCACGGCACACCGTTCGGATCGCTCTGGCGACTCGATGCGCGCAACGACACCCTGATCGGCACGGCTCCACTCGAGATGTATCCGACGACCATCGGCCTGACGCCCGACGGCGACTTCGCCTTCGTGGCCAACTCCGATTTCTATGGCGACCGCCCCAAGGTGAATCCGGTCACCATCGTCCACACGCCGACGATGACCACAATCACCAACCTTGCCACCTGCGAAATGCCCCACGGTGCCAAGGTGAATCACGCGGGAACCATCGCATACATCTCCTGCATGCATTCGGATGAGATCGTGGAGATCGATGTCTCTACTCTCGCGATCACGCACCGCATCAAGCTCGGCAAAGGCCACGCCATGGCCGGTATGGATCACGGTGCAGCCGGGCACGCGGCACCCGGCGCCGCGCCGGCGATGCCGGCAATGAGCGGCATGCCGTCGGTACCGGGCCCGGACATGAACAAGGAATGCGCCGCCACCTTTGTGTCGGTCTCTGCCGATGACTCGCGGCTCTTTGTGGCGTGCAACTACGGCAATGAGCTCCAGGTCTGGGATGCAAAGGCACGTACCCTGATCAAGGCGGTGCCGACCGGTGCGGGGGCCTACAACGTCGAGCCGTCGCGCGACGGCCGATGGATCATCGTCACCAACAAGAAGGATCAGAGCATTTCGGTGATCGATGCAGCCACGCTCACCGAACGGAAACGGATTCCGACCACGAAGAAGATCGTCCACGGCGTGGCCTACTCGCCGGATGGCCGGTACGCCTTCATCTCGCAGGAGTCGATCGGTGCCGATGCCGGCGCGGTCGACGTGCTCGATCTCACGACCCTCACGATGGTCAGCAGTTACCCCGTCGCGGCGCAGCCGACCGGGATCACCATCCTCCGGAGCCAGTGA
- a CDS encoding metallopeptidase family protein: MTAEAFEALVRRMTTEVPADYFDGVTEVVVSSRTLPHPVRREIYTLGECIPLPLEGSGVDTIQSRVVLYYGSFRALAHLDPEFDWEGEAWETLTHELRHHVEWRARRDELEALDRAAEQNYARHDGESFDPVFYLDGDSPAEGVYQVEDDWFLDQLVPRIPGELAVTWHGDRYLVPIPATATLPAYLLIEGVQEPPPGDLVVVLRRPPKLLDLFRTSPVFHAIVKVRSLEESR, translated from the coding sequence GTGACCGCCGAGGCGTTCGAGGCGCTGGTGCGCCGCATGACCACCGAGGTCCCCGCCGATTACTTCGACGGTGTGACCGAGGTGGTCGTGTCTTCCCGGACCCTGCCACATCCGGTGCGTCGCGAGATCTACACGCTCGGCGAATGCATCCCGCTGCCGCTCGAAGGGAGCGGGGTCGACACGATTCAGAGCCGGGTGGTGCTCTACTACGGTTCCTTTCGGGCCCTGGCCCATCTCGACCCTGAATTCGACTGGGAAGGAGAGGCCTGGGAAACCTTGACGCACGAACTGCGTCACCACGTCGAGTGGCGCGCGCGACGAGACGAGCTGGAAGCGCTCGATCGGGCCGCCGAACAGAACTACGCCCGCCACGACGGGGAGAGCTTCGATCCGGTCTTCTACCTCGATGGCGACTCGCCAGCCGAGGGGGTCTATCAGGTCGAGGACGACTGGTTCCTCGATCAGCTGGTGCCCCGGATCCCCGGGGAGCTGGCCGTCACCTGGCACGGCGACCGGTATCTCGTCCCGATCCCGGCGACGGCCACCCTGCCAGCGTATCTTTTGATCGAAGGCGTGCAGGAACCGCCGCCGGGTGACCTGGTCGTCGTGCTCCGTCGCCCACCGAAGCTGCTCGACCTGTTCCGGACCAGCCCTGTTTTTCATGCCATCGTGAAAGTCCGCTCGCTGGAGGAGTCTCGCTGA
- a CDS encoding glycine--tRNA ligase: MPELSLMDKLVSLAKRRGFIFQSSEVYGGLGSVWDYGPLGVELKRNIKERWWRSLVHARDDIEGLDAAILMHPKVWEASGHVSGFTDPLVDCRTCKSRFRADKLADARCPQKPSKVPGEHTACDLTEPRNFNLMFKTFMGPVEESASVVYLRPETAQGIYVNYLNVLNSSRQKVPFGIAQIGKAFRNEITPGNFIFRTREFEQMEMQFFVRPGTDEEWFERWRGIRMAWHHELGLTPSKLRWHQHGEGELAHYAKAAYDIEYEFPFGWQEIEGIHSRTDFDLGRHQAASGKKLEYFDQAANERYLPYIVETSAGADRVTLTVMADAYREEMVEDELRVVLGFHPAVAPVKAAVLPLTKKDGLPELALELYHDLRKKAPAFYDDGGAIGRRYRRQDEVGTPWCFTIDHDTLTSRTVTVRHRDTMQQERIGLDHVATWIAERLGE; encoded by the coding sequence ATGCCAGAACTTTCTTTAATGGACAAGCTGGTTTCCCTGGCCAAGCGCCGGGGCTTCATCTTTCAGTCTTCCGAGGTCTATGGCGGGCTCGGCTCCGTATGGGACTACGGACCGCTCGGCGTGGAGCTCAAGCGCAACATCAAGGAGCGCTGGTGGCGCTCGCTGGTGCACGCCCGCGATGACATCGAAGGGCTCGACGCGGCGATCCTGATGCACCCGAAAGTCTGGGAAGCGTCTGGTCACGTCTCCGGCTTCACGGATCCGCTGGTCGACTGTCGCACCTGCAAGTCGCGCTTCCGGGCCGACAAGCTGGCCGATGCACGCTGCCCGCAGAAGCCGAGCAAGGTGCCCGGCGAGCACACGGCGTGCGATCTGACCGAACCGCGCAACTTCAACCTGATGTTCAAGACATTCATGGGGCCGGTTGAAGAGAGTGCCTCGGTGGTCTATCTGCGTCCGGAGACGGCGCAGGGGATCTATGTCAACTATCTGAACGTCTTGAACTCATCCAGGCAGAAGGTCCCCTTCGGCATCGCGCAGATCGGCAAGGCGTTCCGGAACGAGATCACGCCCGGAAATTTCATCTTCCGCACGCGCGAGTTCGAGCAGATGGAGATGCAGTTCTTCGTGCGGCCCGGCACCGACGAAGAATGGTTCGAGCGCTGGCGCGGCATCCGGATGGCGTGGCATCACGAGCTCGGACTGACGCCCTCGAAGTTGCGCTGGCACCAGCACGGCGAGGGTGAGCTGGCCCACTACGCCAAGGCGGCGTACGACATCGAGTACGAGTTTCCGTTCGGCTGGCAGGAGATCGAGGGGATTCACAGTCGCACGGACTTCGACCTCGGTCGGCACCAGGCGGCTTCTGGGAAGAAGCTCGAGTACTTCGACCAGGCGGCCAACGAGCGCTATCTCCCGTATATCGTGGAGACCTCGGCCGGCGCTGACCGGGTGACGCTCACCGTGATGGCGGATGCCTATCGCGAGGAGATGGTCGAGGACGAGCTTCGCGTCGTGCTCGGCTTTCACCCCGCCGTCGCCCCGGTCAAGGCGGCCGTCCTGCCGCTGACCAAGAAGGACGGCCTGCCCGAACTGGCGCTCGAGCTCTATCACGACCTGCGCAAGAAGGCTCCGGCGTTCTACGATGACGGTGGCGCCATTGGTCGCCGCTATCGCCGCCAGGACGAAGTCGGCACACCGTGGTGCTTTACCATCGATCACGACACGCTGACGTCACGCACCGTGACCGTACGGCATCGCGATACGATGCAGCAGGAACGGATCGGGCTCGATCACGTCGCCACCTGGATCGCCGAGCGTCTCGGCGAGTGA
- a CDS encoding type II secretion system protein: protein MHRNGGGARDGVTLLEMMIALVMVGILTGIAASRLDWVKYRADSTARGVLTDLANAQRLAVSLQANIRVSIPDPARMLILEDIDDNGSAGVSERVRSLPLDNGFTYAKGNGGDTPSPTDPTELSVLTFRRDGSANRSGTFYLSGPGADSTCHHCRAVTVTRATGRVVLYSHATGSWKRMN from the coding sequence ATGCATCGGAATGGGGGAGGGGCGCGCGACGGCGTCACACTGCTCGAAATGATGATTGCCCTGGTCATGGTCGGCATCCTCACCGGGATTGCCGCCTCCCGCCTCGATTGGGTGAAGTACCGGGCCGACAGCACGGCGCGCGGGGTCCTCACCGACCTCGCCAACGCCCAGCGACTCGCAGTTTCCCTGCAAGCCAACATCCGCGTATCGATTCCCGACCCGGCCCGGATGCTGATCCTCGAAGACATCGACGACAATGGCTCGGCCGGCGTCTCGGAGCGGGTGCGCAGCCTGCCGCTTGACAACGGTTTTACCTATGCCAAGGGCAATGGCGGGGACACGCCGTCACCAACGGACCCGACCGAACTCAGCGTGCTGACCTTCCGACGCGATGGGTCGGCCAATCGCAGCGGGACCTTCTACCTCTCCGGTCCCGGCGCCGATTCGACCTGTCATCACTGCCGCGCTGTCACGGTCACTCGAGCCACCGGCCGAGTGGTCCTCTATTCGCACGCCACCGGTTCCTGGAAACGGATGAACTGA
- a CDS encoding type II secretion system protein: protein MRTRAGFTLVEVLMAVVILVLVAATTARFASEFSRAMTKSSVRVVASGVAADRLELIRADPRYPRLVTLYGSGAGADTTGFPGYNNMRRLTNIVRDQTGTPARDRTTVTVRVVDPSLKDTVAVTAVIASP from the coding sequence ATGCGGACTCGCGCCGGATTCACTCTCGTGGAAGTCCTGATGGCCGTGGTCATTCTGGTGCTCGTCGCAGCGACAACGGCCCGGTTTGCCAGCGAATTCTCCCGTGCCATGACCAAGTCCTCGGTCCGGGTGGTAGCGTCGGGTGTTGCGGCCGACCGACTGGAACTGATTCGGGCTGATCCCCGCTATCCGCGGCTGGTGACCCTCTACGGCTCGGGCGCCGGCGCGGACACCACCGGCTTTCCCGGCTACAACAACATGCGCCGCCTCACCAACATCGTGCGCGACCAGACCGGCACACCGGCGCGAGACCGGACCACGGTCACGGTCCGCGTCGTCGATCCGAGCCTGAAGGACACCGTGGCCGTCACCGCCGTCATCGCGAGCCCATGA
- a CDS encoding adenylosuccinate synthase encodes MFDRKHNCVVVVGAQWGDEGKGKLVDVLAEQADMVVRYQGGANAGHTVVVGDRQFVLHQIPSGILHASAVCVVGNGVVLDPETFFAELDELGGQGIDVSGRLFISDRAHVVLPYHKLLDQASEKLQQIGTTGRGIGPTYEDKIGRRGVRVADLCRVTAARSMLSDRIDRANALLQLLGSPARASLDEHLALVDRLSARLRPLATDTGALVYRALRAGKRVLMEGAQGALLDVDHGTYPFVTSSNTTAGGAAIGAGIGPTEIDGVLGVVKAYTTRVGNGPLPTEAEGEIEARLRDLGGEFGATTGRPRRCGWFDATVVRYSVRVNGLTGLAVTKLDVLDTFDEIPVGVSYRLDGEECDDVPSDVELLDRVEPVYETLPGWGKSTATARKLADLPPQARAYLDRLQDLAGAPIRYVSVGTRRDQIIEC; translated from the coding sequence ATGTTTGATCGGAAGCACAATTGTGTGGTGGTGGTGGGCGCCCAGTGGGGCGACGAAGGGAAGGGGAAGCTGGTCGACGTTCTGGCGGAACAGGCCGACATGGTGGTCCGCTATCAGGGCGGCGCCAATGCCGGGCACACCGTCGTGGTGGGCGATCGGCAGTTCGTGCTCCACCAGATCCCGTCCGGAATCCTCCACGCCAGCGCGGTCTGCGTGGTCGGCAACGGGGTCGTGCTCGACCCCGAAACCTTCTTCGCCGAACTCGATGAACTCGGTGGGCAGGGCATCGACGTTTCGGGGCGGCTCTTCATCTCCGATCGCGCTCACGTCGTGCTTCCCTATCACAAGCTCCTCGATCAGGCGAGCGAGAAGCTCCAGCAGATCGGCACCACGGGTCGCGGCATCGGTCCGACCTACGAGGACAAGATCGGACGTCGCGGTGTACGCGTGGCCGATCTCTGCCGCGTCACTGCCGCCCGCTCGATGCTCTCCGACCGTATCGACCGTGCCAACGCGCTGTTGCAACTGCTCGGGTCACCCGCCCGCGCTTCGCTCGATGAGCACCTGGCCCTGGTCGACCGGCTCAGCGCGCGGCTGCGTCCGCTGGCGACCGACACCGGCGCGCTGGTCTACCGCGCTCTCCGGGCCGGCAAGCGCGTGCTGATGGAAGGCGCGCAGGGGGCGCTGCTCGACGTCGATCACGGCACCTATCCGTTCGTGACGTCGTCCAATACCACGGCGGGTGGTGCAGCCATCGGCGCGGGCATCGGACCGACTGAAATCGACGGTGTCCTCGGCGTCGTGAAGGCCTATACCACGCGCGTTGGTAATGGCCCGCTCCCCACCGAAGCCGAGGGCGAGATCGAGGCGCGCCTGCGCGATCTCGGCGGCGAGTTCGGTGCGACCACCGGCCGGCCGCGCCGCTGCGGCTGGTTCGATGCCACGGTTGTGCGCTACTCGGTGCGCGTCAACGGCCTCACCGGGCTGGCGGTGACGAAGCTCGATGTACTCGATACCTTCGACGAGATTCCGGTGGGCGTCTCCTACCGTCTCGATGGCGAGGAGTGCGACGACGTGCCGAGCGATGTGGAGCTGCTCGATCGGGTCGAGCCGGTCTACGAAACGCTCCCCGGCTGGGGGAAGTCAACGGCCACGGCGCGCAAGCTCGCCGACCTGCCACCGCAGGCTCGCGCCTACCTCGACCGGCTGCAGGATCTGGCCGGCGCGCCGATCCGGTATGTGAGTGTGGGGACGCGGAGAGATCAGATCATAGAATGCTGA
- a CDS encoding ATPase, T2SS/T4P/T4SS family, translated as MSTTSPMLARVLKAAVLRGASDVHAKAGDVFRARVEGELVPLTKQRLTPQQTRALAATFAGLSIEDARLDSLRDFDCSWGVPGVGRFRVNVLRQRSSFMVVLRVIPFSVPTPEGLGLPEVVTRFAEAPDGLVLVAGPSGSGKTSTIAAMVHHINRSQQRHVVTLEDPIEFLHRDLSSSITQREIGSDTDDTATGLQTAMRQDPDVIVVGELRDPVALDRAIRAAESGCLVLAAVSATDAASALVQLVATMLPEEREVGRMRLAGALRAVLAQRLLAQPGSATGRVPVVEWVEATATLREALVVGGEAAPFRKAIERAASEGMGETFAHALAEAGLAPN; from the coding sequence ATGAGCACGACATCTCCAATGCTGGCGCGCGTCCTCAAGGCCGCGGTACTTCGCGGCGCGTCCGACGTGCACGCCAAGGCCGGCGATGTCTTCCGCGCGCGGGTCGAGGGGGAGCTGGTCCCGCTGACGAAGCAGCGGCTCACCCCGCAGCAGACTCGCGCCCTCGCGGCGACCTTCGCCGGGTTGTCTATCGAGGACGCCCGCCTCGATTCGCTGCGCGACTTCGACTGCAGCTGGGGGGTGCCTGGTGTCGGGCGCTTCCGGGTCAATGTCCTGCGGCAGCGCTCTTCGTTCATGGTGGTCTTGCGGGTGATCCCGTTCTCAGTGCCGACCCCCGAGGGACTCGGGCTACCCGAAGTCGTCACCCGTTTCGCCGAGGCGCCCGACGGGCTGGTGCTGGTGGCTGGGCCGAGCGGGTCGGGGAAGACCTCGACCATCGCGGCGATGGTCCATCACATCAACCGGTCGCAGCAGCGTCACGTCGTGACCCTCGAAGATCCGATCGAATTCCTGCATCGCGACCTCTCGTCGTCAATCACCCAGCGCGAGATCGGCAGCGACACCGACGACACCGCGACGGGGCTTCAGACGGCGATGCGGCAGGACCCGGATGTGATTGTCGTGGGCGAGCTGCGTGACCCGGTGGCGCTCGATCGGGCGATCCGTGCCGCCGAGTCGGGGTGCCTGGTTCTCGCTGCCGTCAGTGCCACGGACGCGGCCTCGGCTCTGGTTCAGCTGGTGGCGACGATGCTTCCGGAAGAGCGCGAGGTCGGCCGGATGAGGCTGGCGGGGGCACTGCGGGCCGTGCTCGCCCAGCGGCTCCTGGCGCAGCCTGGCAGTGCCACGGGGCGCGTCCCGGTGGTGGAGTGGGTCGAGGCCACCGCGACGCTCAGGGAGGCGCTGGTGGTCGGCGGCGAGGCCGCACCATTCCGCAAGGCGATCGAGCGGGCCGCCAGCGAGGGAATGGGCGAGACCTTCGCCCACGCACTCGCAGAGGCAGGGCTCGCACCGAATTGA